A DNA window from Mycobacterium sp. IDR2000157661 contains the following coding sequences:
- the menD gene encoding 2-succinyl-5-enolpyruvyl-6-hydroxy-3-cyclohexene-1-carboxylic-acid synthase, with translation MNPSTAQARVVVDELVRGGVRDVVLCPGSRNAPLAFALHDADRTGRLRLHVRIDERTAGFLAIGLAIAERAPVCVAMTSGTAVANLGPAVVEANYARVPLVVLSANRPYELLGTGANQTFEQLGYFGTQVRASISLGLAPELSGPAAGDIDTLNAQWRSAVCRVLVAATGSRTANAGPVQFDVPLREPLVPGVDAAGGYVPQGRPDGKPWTYTPPVTFDQPLDIDLTPDTVVIAGHGAGQHDNLAALPTVAEPTAPPADNPLHPLALRLLRPKQVIMLGRPTLHRPVSALLADASVPVYALTTGPRWPDVSGNSQATGTRAVTTGTPDPAWLERCAEVHRHATAAVRTQLDTHPLKTGLHVAAAVARAVRPGDQLVLGASNPVRDAALVGLDTHGVKVRSNRGVAGIDGTVSTTIGAALAHEPGRTIALLGDLTFVHDSSGLLIGPTEPTPRKLTIVVSNDNGGGIFELLEQGDPRFADVSSRIFGTPHDVDVGALCRAYHVESRHLEADELADALAEPYDGMRVLEVKADRSSLRALHASIRAAL, from the coding sequence ATGAACCCCTCGACCGCGCAGGCCCGGGTGGTTGTCGACGAACTGGTTCGCGGCGGGGTGCGCGACGTGGTGCTGTGCCCCGGGTCGCGCAACGCGCCGCTGGCCTTCGCGCTGCACGACGCCGACCGCACCGGCCGGCTGCGGCTGCACGTGCGCATCGACGAGCGCACCGCCGGCTTCCTGGCGATCGGGCTCGCGATCGCCGAACGCGCACCCGTGTGCGTCGCGATGACGTCGGGCACCGCGGTCGCCAACCTGGGGCCCGCGGTGGTGGAGGCCAACTACGCGCGGGTGCCGCTGGTGGTACTCAGCGCCAACCGGCCCTACGAGCTGCTGGGCACGGGCGCCAACCAGACCTTCGAGCAGCTCGGCTACTTCGGCACGCAGGTGCGCGCATCCATCAGCCTGGGGCTGGCGCCGGAGTTGAGCGGACCCGCGGCCGGTGACATCGACACGCTGAACGCCCAGTGGCGATCGGCGGTGTGCCGAGTCCTGGTGGCGGCCACCGGTTCTCGTACGGCCAACGCCGGTCCGGTGCAGTTCGACGTTCCGCTGCGCGAGCCGCTGGTGCCCGGTGTCGACGCCGCAGGCGGCTACGTTCCGCAGGGTCGGCCCGACGGCAAGCCGTGGACCTACACACCGCCGGTGACGTTCGACCAGCCGCTCGACATCGACCTGACGCCCGACACCGTGGTCATCGCAGGCCACGGGGCGGGGCAGCATGACAACCTCGCCGCGCTGCCGACCGTCGCCGAGCCGACCGCGCCGCCTGCCGACAACCCGCTGCACCCGTTGGCGCTCCGGCTGCTGCGCCCAAAGCAGGTCATCATGCTCGGGCGTCCGACGCTGCACCGGCCGGTGTCCGCACTACTCGCCGACGCGTCGGTGCCGGTGTATGCGCTCACCACCGGCCCGCGCTGGCCCGACGTGTCCGGCAACTCGCAGGCCACCGGCACCCGCGCCGTCACGACGGGCACACCGGACCCGGCCTGGCTGGAGCGGTGCGCCGAAGTGCACCGGCACGCGACGGCGGCGGTCCGGACCCAACTCGACACCCATCCGCTCAAGACAGGGCTGCACGTCGCCGCCGCGGTGGCCCGCGCCGTCCGCCCCGGTGACCAGCTGGTGCTCGGGGCGTCCAACCCGGTTCGCGACGCCGCGCTGGTGGGGCTGGACACCCACGGTGTCAAGGTGCGCTCCAACCGAGGCGTGGCGGGGATCGACGGCACGGTGTCGACCACGATCGGTGCCGCGCTCGCCCACGAACCCGGCCGCACCATCGCCCTCCTCGGGGACCTCACCTTCGTCCACGACAGCTCCGGGCTGCTGATCGGCCCGACGGAACCGACGCCGCGCAAGCTGACGATCGTCGTCTCCAACGACAACGGCGGCGGCATCTTCGAGCTGCTCGAGCAGGGTGACCCGCGGTTCGCCGATGTGTCGTCACGGATCTTCGGCACCCCGCACGACGTGGACGTGGGCGCGCTGTGCCGGGCGTACCACGTGGAGAGCCGACACCTCGAGGCCGACGAGCTGGCCGACGCGCTCGCCGAGCCCTACGACGGGATGCGGGTGCTGGAGGTGAAGGCCGACCGGTCGTCGCTGCGGGCGCTGCACGCGTCCATCAGGGCCGCCCTGTGA
- a CDS encoding demethylmenaquinone methyltransferase, which translates to MSRATLEKDPRDVASMFDAVARRYDLTNTVLSLGQDRFWRRATRAALGIGPGDKVLDLAAGTAVSTVELAASGAWCVAADFSVGMLAAGSDRRVLKVAGDATRLPFADGVFDAVTISFGLRNVVDHTAGLKEMARVTRPGGRLVVCEFSTPTNRLFATAYKEYLMQALPRIARAVSSNPEAYVYLAESIRAWPDQADLARRIADAGWSAVRWRNLSGGIVALHAAIKR; encoded by the coding sequence ATGAGCCGCGCAACGTTGGAGAAGGACCCACGCGACGTGGCGTCGATGTTCGACGCGGTGGCGCGGCGGTACGACCTGACCAACACCGTGCTGTCGCTGGGCCAGGACCGGTTCTGGCGCCGGGCGACGCGCGCGGCACTGGGGATCGGGCCGGGCGACAAGGTGCTCGACCTAGCCGCGGGCACCGCGGTTTCCACGGTCGAACTCGCGGCGTCTGGTGCCTGGTGCGTGGCGGCGGACTTCTCGGTCGGGATGCTCGCCGCGGGAAGTGACCGCCGCGTCCTCAAGGTTGCGGGCGATGCGACGCGGCTGCCGTTCGCCGACGGCGTGTTCGACGCGGTGACGATCAGCTTCGGGCTGCGCAACGTCGTCGACCACACCGCGGGCCTCAAGGAGATGGCGCGAGTCACCCGGCCGGGCGGCCGCTTGGTGGTATGCGAGTTCTCCACGCCCACCAACCGCCTGTTCGCCACGGCGTACAAGGAGTACCTGATGCAGGCGCTGCCGAGAATCGCGCGCGCGGTGTCGTCGAACCCGGAGGCCTACGTCTATCTCGCGGAGTCGATCCGCGCCTGGCCCGATCAGGCCGACCTCGCGCGCCGGATCGCCGACGCGGGCTGGTCGGCGGTGCGGTGGCGCAACCTCTCCGGCGGCATCGTCGCTCTGCACGCCGCCATCAAGCGCTGA
- a CDS encoding TetR/AcrR family transcriptional regulator, whose amino-acid sequence MRRLRNTDSPTEQEAAILEAAAEEVALVGVGRASMDVIARQAGVSRSTLYRRFPSRDALITELGRQTFDYAVARLQTVGIDSGAKEAAVAAFCEGVRLLTGEPIMRRFLQLDGNLTAMTGMFDEAEEFLCSAAAAMAKGLRAAGAAMPDSDLLAVSEMHIRLACSLAQVRTPVLDVRDDAAVRAYARKHLAPLVW is encoded by the coding sequence ATGCGACGGCTGCGCAACACCGACAGCCCCACCGAACAGGAGGCCGCAATCCTCGAGGCGGCCGCCGAGGAGGTCGCCCTGGTCGGTGTCGGGCGCGCCAGCATGGACGTCATCGCCCGACAGGCCGGGGTCAGCCGCAGCACGCTGTACCGCCGGTTCCCCAGCCGCGACGCACTGATCACCGAACTGGGCAGGCAGACCTTCGACTACGCGGTGGCGCGGCTGCAGACCGTCGGCATCGACTCCGGCGCCAAGGAAGCCGCGGTCGCGGCGTTCTGCGAAGGCGTCCGACTGCTCACCGGCGAGCCGATCATGCGCAGGTTCCTCCAACTCGACGGCAACCTGACCGCGATGACGGGCATGTTCGACGAGGCCGAGGAGTTCCTGTGCAGTGCGGCGGCGGCCATGGCCAAGGGTCTGCGCGCGGCCGGTGCGGCGATGCCCGACAGCGACCTGCTGGCCGTCAGCGAAATGCACATCCGGCTGGCCTGCTCGCTGGCCCAGGTGCGCACCCCGGTGCTCGATGTCAGGGACGACGCCGCGGTGCGGGCCTACGCACGCAAGCATCTCGCGCCGCTGGTGTGGTGA
- a CDS encoding DJ-1/PfpI family protein yields the protein MQIAIMVYPGYTALDFIGPYEVLRNLPDAEVRFVWHEPGPVVADSGVLLIGATHSFDETPSPDIVLVPGGSATFQHARDDKVLDWVRRAHATSTWTTSVCSGSVILAAAGVLDGRRATSHWLALPMLKPFGVTTVGDQRIVREDKIVTAAGVSAGIDLALWLYGQICGDAKAKAMQLVIEYDPQPPYDSGHVSKASASTKAAATALLSRDTVKHGQLLPSVQLLWDAAIKRLRRDSVR from the coding sequence GTGCAGATCGCGATCATGGTGTATCCGGGGTACACCGCACTCGACTTCATCGGGCCGTACGAGGTGTTGCGCAACCTGCCCGATGCCGAGGTGCGGTTCGTCTGGCACGAGCCCGGGCCGGTCGTCGCGGACTCCGGGGTGCTGCTGATCGGGGCCACCCATTCGTTCGACGAGACGCCGTCGCCCGACATCGTCCTCGTCCCTGGCGGTTCGGCGACCTTTCAGCACGCGCGCGACGACAAGGTGCTCGACTGGGTGCGTCGCGCCCACGCGACGTCGACCTGGACGACGTCGGTGTGCTCGGGTTCGGTGATCCTGGCCGCCGCCGGTGTGCTCGACGGCCGCCGCGCGACCTCGCACTGGCTGGCGCTGCCGATGCTCAAGCCGTTCGGCGTGACGACCGTCGGCGACCAGCGGATCGTGCGCGAGGACAAGATCGTCACCGCCGCAGGGGTTTCGGCGGGAATCGACCTGGCGTTGTGGCTTTACGGCCAGATCTGCGGTGACGCCAAGGCCAAGGCGATGCAGCTGGTCATCGAGTACGACCCGCAGCCGCCCTACGACTCGGGGCACGTCTCCAAGGCATCGGCGTCCACCAAGGCGGCGGCGACGGCGTTGTTGAGCAGGGACACCGTCAAGCACGGCCAGCTGCTGCCGTCGGTGCAGCTGCTGTGGGACGCCGCGATCAAGCGACTTCGGCGTGATTCCGTGCGCTGA
- a CDS encoding DsbA family protein → MRIHRVVAVLVLTVSLAAAGCTKQVTGTAQRDPAQPPLTVSDDGFGIVAGFDDAPARIEIFTEPQCSHCADLQADFGDQLAYYIGIGQLKVTYRPMIFLDDVDDGHSARVSNAMFLAADTEATGTQFQRFVEELWSHQEPGGPGPSDDEMADMAEAAGMPADAVERIAGGGSAVNIAEMDVANFDYLYDVDPLTTGTPTVFDAAADEKLDIYDDNWLSRLISR, encoded by the coding sequence ATGCGGATTCACCGTGTGGTGGCGGTGCTGGTGCTGACCGTTTCGCTCGCCGCCGCCGGCTGCACGAAACAGGTCACCGGCACCGCGCAACGCGACCCCGCGCAACCGCCGCTCACCGTCAGCGACGACGGGTTCGGCATCGTTGCCGGGTTCGACGACGCCCCGGCACGCATCGAGATCTTCACCGAACCGCAGTGCAGCCACTGCGCGGACCTGCAGGCCGACTTCGGCGACCAGCTGGCCTACTACATCGGCATCGGGCAGCTCAAGGTCACCTACCGGCCGATGATCTTCCTCGACGACGTCGACGACGGCCACTCGGCGCGGGTCAGCAACGCGATGTTCCTGGCGGCCGACACCGAAGCGACCGGCACCCAGTTCCAGCGCTTCGTCGAAGAGCTCTGGTCACACCAGGAACCCGGCGGCCCCGGCCCCAGTGACGACGAGATGGCCGACATGGCCGAGGCGGCGGGCATGCCTGCCGACGCCGTCGAGCGGATCGCCGGCGGCGGGTCCGCGGTGAACATCGCGGAGATGGACGTCGCCAACTTCGACTACTTGTACGACGTCGACCCGCTGACCACCGGGACGCCAACGGTTTTCGATGCGGCGGCCGACGAGAAGCTCGACATCTACGACGACAACTGGCTGAGCAGGCTCATCAGCCGCTGA
- a CDS encoding nitroreductase family deazaflavin-dependent oxidoreductase: MGIPEVEPTQPSPLFRAGARLMGTDIARRFLRKYGWRIDRAVIKATNGHVSMSLVMPEVLLTHTGAKTGRQRSTPLTYFTDRGRVITIASNYGGDRHPAWYHNVVAHPRVTLSARGYTGNFFGEEVTGTERDRLFDLAKQFVPNYADYEKMAGDRRIPVVAFTEITEP; encoded by the coding sequence GTGGGCATTCCCGAAGTCGAGCCGACCCAGCCGTCGCCACTGTTTCGTGCCGGAGCCAGACTCATGGGCACCGACATCGCGCGCCGGTTCCTGCGCAAGTACGGCTGGCGCATCGATCGGGCCGTGATCAAGGCGACCAACGGGCACGTCTCGATGTCGCTGGTGATGCCCGAGGTGTTGCTCACCCACACCGGCGCCAAGACCGGCCGACAGCGCAGCACGCCGTTGACCTACTTCACCGACCGGGGCCGGGTCATCACGATCGCCTCCAATTACGGCGGCGACCGGCATCCCGCCTGGTACCACAATGTCGTGGCGCACCCGCGGGTCACGCTGTCGGCGCGCGGCTACACGGGAAACTTCTTCGGCGAGGAGGTCACCGGTACCGAACGCGACCGGCTGTTCGACCTGGCCAAGCAGTTCGTGCCGAACTATGCCGACTACGAGAAGATGGCCGGCGACCGCCGGATCCCCGTCGTGGCGTTCACCGAGATCACCGAGCCCTAA
- a CDS encoding alpha/beta fold hydrolase — protein sequence MNLAYDDRGSGPAVLFIAGRGGAGRTWHLHQVPEFQRAGYRCITFDNRGIGATEKATGFTAETMVADTAALIEKLGAAPVRLVAVSMGSFIAQELMVARPELVDRAVLMATRGRADRTRQFFRNAEWELAASGVRLPPNYDAKIRLLESFSPTTLNDDARVRDWIDMFTMWPTTMTPGMHTQIGIGPQDNRLPAYRSITAPTLVVGFAHDVVLPPHLGREVADAIPRGRYLEIPDAGHLGFLEQPEAVNRAALRFLADKLER from the coding sequence GTGAATTTGGCCTACGACGACCGCGGCAGCGGTCCTGCAGTCCTGTTCATCGCCGGGCGCGGCGGCGCCGGGCGCACGTGGCACCTGCATCAGGTCCCCGAATTCCAGCGGGCCGGCTATCGCTGCATCACCTTCGACAACCGCGGCATCGGCGCCACCGAGAAGGCGACCGGCTTCACCGCCGAGACCATGGTCGCCGACACCGCCGCGCTGATCGAGAAGCTCGGCGCCGCGCCGGTACGCCTGGTCGCGGTGTCGATGGGCTCGTTCATCGCCCAGGAGCTGATGGTGGCCCGGCCGGAACTGGTCGATCGGGCGGTGCTGATGGCCACCCGGGGCCGCGCGGACCGCACCCGCCAGTTCTTCCGCAATGCCGAGTGGGAGCTGGCCGCGTCCGGCGTCCGGCTGCCGCCGAACTACGACGCCAAGATTCGGCTGCTCGAGAGCTTTTCGCCGACGACCCTCAACGACGACGCCCGGGTGCGCGACTGGATCGACATGTTCACCATGTGGCCCACCACGATGACACCCGGCATGCACACCCAGATCGGCATCGGCCCGCAGGACAACCGCCTGCCTGCCTACCGCAGCATCACCGCGCCCACCCTGGTCGTCGGGTTCGCCCACGACGTGGTGCTGCCGCCGCATCTGGGCCGCGAGGTCGCCGACGCCATTCCCCGGGGCCGCTATCTGGAGATCCCCGACGCCGGCCACCTCGGTTTCCTCGAACAGCCCGAGGCGGTCAACAGAGCGGCGCTCCGTTTCCTCGCCGATAAGCTGGAGCGATGA
- a CDS encoding glycosyltransferase family 4 protein, with translation MRVAIVAESFLPNVNGVTNSVLRVVEHLRRTGDEALIIAPDTPRGDPAADKVYDGVRVHRVPSRMFPKITSLPLGVPRPRMVGVLRGFRPDVVHLASPALLGYGGLHAARYLGVPTVAVFQTDVAGFAESYGIGFAARAAWAWTRHLHSHADRTLAPSTAAMENLTAHRVPRVYKWARGVDITGFAPSARDEALRQRWSPNGKPVVGFVGRLAPEKHVERLAALARRRDVQIVVVGDGVDRPKLESLMPTAVFTGALFGEELAAAYASMDVFVHPGEHETFCQAVQEAMASGLPVIAPNAGGPRDLVAPYRTGLLLAVDEFEARLPESVDHLIAERQRYSVAARRSVLSRTWPAICDELLAHYDDVITNSREPNSRERACLHPTRRRIPAARARSRRIESA, from the coding sequence GTGCGCGTTGCAATCGTCGCAGAGTCGTTCCTCCCGAATGTCAACGGTGTCACCAACTCGGTGCTGCGGGTGGTCGAGCATCTCCGCCGCACCGGTGACGAAGCCCTCATCATCGCCCCGGACACCCCGCGCGGCGACCCGGCCGCCGACAAGGTCTACGACGGAGTCCGCGTCCACCGGGTGCCGTCGCGGATGTTCCCGAAGATCACGTCGCTTCCGCTCGGCGTGCCGCGGCCCCGGATGGTCGGGGTGCTGCGCGGCTTCCGCCCGGACGTGGTGCACCTGGCCTCGCCGGCCCTGCTCGGCTATGGCGGGTTGCACGCGGCGCGCTACCTCGGTGTGCCGACGGTGGCGGTATTCCAAACGGACGTAGCGGGTTTCGCCGAAAGCTACGGAATCGGCTTCGCCGCGCGCGCGGCGTGGGCGTGGACACGGCATCTGCACAGCCATGCAGACCGCACCCTGGCCCCCTCGACGGCAGCGATGGAAAACCTGACCGCACACCGTGTTCCGCGGGTGTACAAATGGGCTCGCGGAGTCGACATCACCGGGTTCGCCCCGTCGGCGCGTGACGAGGCGTTGCGGCAGCGGTGGTCGCCGAACGGCAAGCCGGTGGTCGGTTTCGTCGGACGGTTGGCACCGGAGAAGCACGTCGAGCGTCTCGCCGCGCTGGCCCGCCGCCGCGACGTGCAGATCGTGGTCGTCGGTGACGGCGTGGACCGGCCCAAGCTCGAATCCCTCATGCCCACAGCGGTGTTCACCGGTGCACTCTTCGGCGAGGAGCTGGCCGCGGCCTACGCAAGCATGGACGTGTTCGTCCACCCCGGCGAGCACGAGACGTTCTGCCAGGCGGTGCAGGAGGCGATGGCCTCGGGCTTGCCGGTGATCGCACCGAACGCCGGCGGTCCGCGTGACCTCGTCGCGCCCTATCGCACCGGGTTGCTGTTGGCGGTCGACGAGTTCGAGGCCAGGCTGCCCGAGTCGGTCGATCACCTGATCGCCGAACGGCAACGGTATTCGGTGGCGGCCCGCCGCAGCGTGCTCAGCCGGACCTGGCCGGCCATCTGCGACGAACTGCTCGCCCATTACGACGACGTCATCACCAATTCCCGCGAACCCAATTCCCGCGAACGTGCGTGTCTGCACCCGACCCGCCGCAGGATTCCGGCAGCGCGCGCACGCTCACGCCGCATCGAGAGTGCGTAG
- a CDS encoding MarR family winged helix-turn-helix transcriptional regulator, which produces MKSADAPGDRSTDYLVQLELATRGLLALNVSVLERMEKRIGLAPLRALQALDRLGPSLVTELGDDLGLLPSTASRLSDRLADAGYLTRRVSPTNRRATLLELTDAGRAVLDELITLRLAAFGAVTRHMTEADRAALIQGTRAFTAAHRELAEPSRAEDAEDAEDAEVTD; this is translated from the coding sequence GTGAAAAGCGCTGACGCACCGGGTGACCGGTCGACCGATTATCTGGTGCAGCTGGAGCTGGCGACCCGCGGCCTACTCGCATTGAATGTCTCGGTCCTCGAGCGGATGGAGAAGCGGATAGGGCTGGCGCCGTTGCGCGCGCTGCAGGCCCTTGACCGGCTCGGTCCGAGCCTGGTCACCGAATTGGGTGACGATCTGGGCCTGTTGCCGTCCACGGCGAGCAGGCTCAGCGACCGGTTGGCCGACGCCGGCTACCTCACCCGACGGGTCTCGCCGACCAATCGCCGTGCGACCCTCCTCGAGCTGACCGACGCCGGACGTGCGGTGCTCGACGAGCTGATCACCCTGCGGCTCGCGGCGTTCGGCGCTGTCACCCGGCACATGACCGAAGCCGATCGCGCGGCGCTGATCCAGGGCACCCGGGCGTTCACCGCTGCCCACCGCGAACTCGCCGAGCCGTCGCGCGCCGAGGACGCCGAGGACGCCGAGGACGCCGAGGTGACCGATTAG
- a CDS encoding FAD-binding domain — protein sequence MRIAISGAGVAGPAFAHWMVRGGHDVTLIEKAPSFRTGGYVIDFWGLGYRVAQRMGIEKQIQAAGYSVQELRSVDHTGRPTARLRVDPIRRAAGDLYTSLPRGELAAAIYHTVEHDIETIYSDSIASITNEPDCVAVEFEHGRPREFDMLVGADGLHSNVRALEFGPESRFEHYLGCQVAACVIDGYRPRDELVYVTHNLPGRQIGRFALHDDRTLVLFIFRSSTPTAPGDLAATKSLLRAEFADGGWECRHILDALDGVDDIYFDVVSQIRMDRWSSGRVALIGDAAACVSLLAGEGTGLALVEAYVLAGELARAGADVGTAFAAYEARLRDFIEGKQDGATRFISFFAAKTRLGIWLRDRAMRAFNIRPVGDLVMSRALRDDFELPDYRM from the coding sequence GTGAGAATCGCGATCAGTGGCGCAGGCGTGGCGGGACCGGCATTCGCCCATTGGATGGTGCGCGGCGGTCATGACGTCACGCTGATCGAGAAGGCGCCCAGCTTCCGCACCGGCGGTTACGTCATCGACTTCTGGGGACTCGGCTACCGCGTCGCGCAGAGGATGGGGATCGAGAAACAGATACAGGCCGCCGGTTACAGCGTCCAGGAATTGCGCTCGGTCGACCACACCGGCCGTCCGACCGCCCGGCTGCGCGTCGATCCCATCCGTCGGGCAGCAGGAGATCTGTACACCAGCTTGCCGCGCGGTGAGCTAGCCGCGGCCATCTACCACACGGTCGAGCACGACATCGAGACCATCTACTCCGACAGCATCGCCTCGATCACCAACGAACCCGACTGTGTCGCCGTCGAATTCGAGCACGGCCGACCACGCGAATTCGACATGCTGGTCGGCGCGGACGGTCTGCACTCCAACGTCAGGGCACTCGAATTCGGACCCGAGTCGCGGTTCGAGCATTATCTCGGCTGCCAGGTGGCGGCGTGCGTGATCGACGGTTACCGTCCACGCGACGAGCTCGTGTATGTGACGCACAACCTGCCCGGGCGCCAGATCGGCCGGTTCGCTCTGCACGACGATCGCACCCTGGTGTTGTTCATCTTCCGGTCGTCGACTCCGACCGCTCCCGGCGATCTCGCGGCCACCAAGTCGCTGCTGCGAGCCGAGTTCGCCGACGGCGGTTGGGAGTGCAGGCATATCCTCGACGCTCTCGACGGTGTCGACGACATCTACTTCGACGTGGTCAGCCAGATCCGCATGGACCGCTGGTCTTCGGGCCGCGTGGCGCTGATCGGCGATGCCGCCGCATGTGTGTCGCTACTCGCAGGCGAAGGCACCGGTCTGGCGTTGGTCGAGGCGTACGTACTGGCCGGTGAGCTGGCCCGGGCCGGCGCCGACGTCGGCACGGCGTTCGCCGCGTACGAGGCTCGACTGCGTGACTTCATCGAAGGAAAGCAGGACGGCGCAACTCGGTTCATCTCCTTCTTCGCGGCGAAGACCCGGTTGGGCATCTGGCTTCGTGATCGGGCGATGCGCGCGTTCAACATCCGGCCGGTCGGGGATCTGGTGATGAGCCGTGCGCTCCGCGATGACTTCGAACTGCCCGACTATCGGATGTGA
- a CDS encoding DUF3592 domain-containing protein: MSRFSAGASRLSAALRSVRRVLPRLAPAPGETRRQRVFRRIRVGIVVVGCLITLQSVLMVLGAWRNDRQIERHMGVAAAEVLSAGPRRSTIEFVTPDRVTYRPELGVLYPSELEPGMNIYVEYDTNNPDLVRVRHRDASLAIIPAGSIAVVGWLAAAAALGGVTLLERRLSRRAADAHREHVSG; the protein is encoded by the coding sequence GTGAGCCGGTTTTCGGCGGGGGCGAGCCGGTTGTCGGCTGCGCTGCGGTCGGTGCGGCGGGTGCTGCCGCGACTGGCGCCCGCTCCCGGCGAGACGCGCAGGCAACGGGTGTTTCGCCGGATCCGGGTCGGCATCGTCGTGGTCGGCTGCCTGATCACGCTGCAGTCGGTGCTGATGGTGTTGGGCGCGTGGCGCAATGACCGCCAGATCGAACGGCACATGGGTGTGGCCGCCGCCGAGGTGCTCAGCGCCGGACCTCGCCGGTCGACGATCGAGTTCGTCACCCCCGACCGGGTGACGTACCGCCCGGAGTTGGGCGTGCTGTACCCGTCGGAACTCGAGCCGGGGATGAACATCTACGTCGAATACGACACGAACAACCCGGATCTGGTGCGGGTCCGGCACCGCGATGCCTCGCTGGCGATCATCCCCGCCGGGTCCATCGCGGTGGTGGGATGGCTGGCCGCCGCGGCCGCGCTCGGCGGTGTCACCCTGCTCGAACGCCGGTTGTCCCGGCGCGCGGCGGACGCACACCGAGAACACGTCAGCGGCTGA
- a CDS encoding GlxA family transcriptional regulator, whose product MTPVADTECVRSVVILGYPGVQALDLVGPFEVFTGASMYLNTQGRDGYDVSVVTSGGEPATTGTGLGLVAHPLPDPRDSIDTLILPGGHGVDDARRDPDLVTWVRTAAQTVARWLVMYLRRPGGQTQFAAPVWMPRAKRAPIRDVQEAVEAEPGGAHSIPELARRAAMSPRHFTRVFTDEVGEAPGAYVERIRTEAARRQLEETDDTVTVIAARCGFGTAETLRRNFVRRLGISPDQYRRTSAHAKSADRTA is encoded by the coding sequence ATGACACCGGTGGCCGACACTGAGTGCGTGCGATCGGTGGTGATCCTCGGCTATCCGGGCGTCCAGGCGTTGGACCTGGTCGGCCCGTTCGAGGTGTTCACCGGTGCCTCGATGTACCTGAACACGCAGGGCCGGGACGGCTACGACGTCAGCGTCGTCACCTCTGGCGGCGAACCGGCCACCACCGGTACCGGTCTGGGCCTGGTCGCCCATCCGTTGCCCGACCCGCGTGACAGCATCGACACCCTGATCCTGCCCGGTGGCCACGGCGTCGACGACGCGCGACGCGACCCCGATCTCGTCACATGGGTCCGGACCGCCGCCCAGACCGTGGCCCGCTGGCTGGTGATGTACCTGCGCAGGCCGGGCGGCCAGACGCAGTTCGCCGCGCCGGTGTGGATGCCGCGGGCCAAGCGGGCGCCGATCCGCGACGTGCAGGAGGCTGTCGAGGCCGAACCCGGAGGCGCACACAGCATCCCGGAGTTGGCTCGGCGCGCCGCGATGAGCCCACGCCACTTCACCCGGGTGTTCACCGACGAGGTCGGCGAGGCCCCGGGCGCCTACGTCGAGCGGATCCGCACCGAGGCCGCCCGCCGCCAGCTCGAGGAGACCGACGACACCGTCACGGTGATCGCCGCGCGGTGCGGCTTCGGAACCGCGGAGACGTTGCGCCGCAACTTCGTTCGCCGCCTCGGCATCTCGCCGGACCAGTACCGCAGAACTTCCGCGCACGCGAAGAGCGCAGACCGAACCGCCTAG
- a CDS encoding GAF domain-containing protein, whose amino-acid sequence MVDVYRAPMRSRDDRVNPQASLERALRSNLVGFGCAGADHRLPRRIERLADVADGSFVWTRDADGRYWLGRITGAYFHDDSVAAAAVDVVHVRPCRWTDEPVPEPLVPPAVVATFGRGGRNFQQTHSPTVGAETARAWDCVVSQANCKPH is encoded by the coding sequence ATGGTCGATGTCTACCGGGCGCCGATGCGATCGCGGGACGACCGGGTGAACCCTCAGGCTTCGCTGGAGCGCGCGCTGCGGTCGAACCTCGTCGGGTTCGGATGCGCCGGAGCGGATCACCGCCTGCCGCGCCGCATCGAGCGACTCGCCGATGTCGCCGACGGATCCTTCGTCTGGACCCGAGACGCCGACGGGCGATACTGGCTCGGGCGCATCACGGGTGCCTACTTCCACGACGACTCGGTAGCGGCCGCCGCCGTAGACGTCGTGCATGTGCGGCCGTGCCGGTGGACCGACGAGCCGGTGCCCGAACCCCTTGTCCCGCCGGCGGTGGTTGCGACGTTCGGACGGGGTGGCCGCAACTTTCAGCAGACCCATTCGCCGACCGTCGGCGCCGAGACCGCCCGAGCGTGGGATTGTGTTGTGAGTCAAGCTAATTGTAAGCCGCACTAG